The DNA sequence TCGACACCGTTTTACGGGCCGGGGTAGGTTTTAGGCAATGGATCTTCCGGATGAGCCGGGAGGCCGAGGGGGATGCCGACCAGGTTCGGATCCACGTTCTAACAAGGAGAAACTGATGGCTATTTGGGGTGCAGACGTTGAGCAGCTTCGCCAGCTCGGCAGCAAGCTTCAGGCAGGGGCGTCCGAGATCGAGACGCAGAAGTCCACTCTCACCAAGGTTCTGAGCAGCACCAACTGGGAAGGCCCGGACGCAACCAAGTTCCGCAACGAGTGGTCCGGTACCCACACCGCGATGCTCACGAAGGTTGCCGAGGCACTGAAGGAAGCCGGCTCGCAGGCCAAGCGCAACGCTGAAGAGCAGAGCCAGGCCTCCCACTAGGCTTACCGCCGCTGGCGGGGGCAGGGACACCAACCGGTGTCCCTGCCCTTTTTTGTTGCATCTTTTGTGGCGTCCGACGGCGGCGCCTGGCTGTGCAGGTCCGCCTAGGGGACGGGTTCGACGTCGTTCGCGTGTTCCAGAGGTGATGCCGGAACCCCGGCGCGCTCTCCGGCGGCGGCGGGGGCGGGGGCCCGCAGCTCATCCACCCGGACCAGGATGACTCCGCCGACAATCAGGACTCCGCCGAGGAGCTGGATGGCGCCGGGAAGTTCCCCGAGCAGCAGCCACGCCCACAGCACGGCGAACAGGACCTCGGTGAGCGACACGAAGGAGGCCACCTTGGAGCCGAGGGCCCGGGCGGCCATGATGCCCGAGGTGTAGGCCAGTACGGTGGCGAGCACCACCAGCCCGGCCAGGGATACCCACCAGGGAGTGGTCCAGGGACCAAGCGTGGTGTCCGCGGTACTGAACGCCATGGGCAGCAGGCCGGTGGCGGCAGCGAGCCACATGACCGCCGCGCCCGTCAGGAGACCGCCGGATGCGAGCACGATGGGCGGGAGGGTGTCGTTTTCCCTGGCCGTGATGAAGAAGTAGATGGCCAGGCAGACTGCCGCCGCCATGCCCCAGAGGACGCCCACCAGGTCCACTTTCACCGCTCCCGTGAGGTCAAGGACCAGCACCAGCCCGGCCAGGGACAGCAGTGTTCCGCCGGAGGTCAGCAGCCGGGGGCGCCGGCGGCTGGCCGCCCACAGCCACAGGACGATGATCACCGGGGCAAGGTACTCCAGCAGGAGTGCCACTCCCACGGACAACCGTGCCACTGCGTTGAAGTAGAACAGCTGGCAGGCCGCGACCCCGATGAGCCCGAACAGCATGATGGTGAGCCAGTTGTCGCGCAGCTGGTGCCAGCGGCCCCTAAGCGCCCAGGCGGCGGGCAGGGCGAGGATCAGGGCGGCACCCGTCAGGCGGGCGGTGACGGCCGCCCCCGGCGACCAGCCGGTTTCCAGCAGTGACTTGGCGAACGATCCGGACAGGCCAAAGACTGCGGAAGAGAAGAGCGCGGTCCCAATTCCGGAGGCCAGGAAGCCGGGCCGCCCGGCGGGAAGTTCCGCGGTGGGGGTGTGGTTGTTGGCGGCAGGCAACGTCGCCTCCTGTCAGGAGTAAAGTGGGGTAATGCCCATGACACTACGCCCGCGTGCTGTAAGGAGTCAACATGGTTTTCGCCCCTGACACTGAGGTGGCCCTGCGGACGGTGGTAAACCTCATCAACACGTCCGCGAATGGCAGGGAAAGTCTGGCCTCCGTTGCGGACCTGGATGCCTTCCTGGCCGCTGAGGGGTTTTCCGGGGGACGCGCCCGGGATGCCGCGGAATTGGAAAGTGTGCGGCAGCTGCGCCGTGAACTGGCGGCGGTGTGGACAGCAGATGAGGATGCCGCCGTTGACACAGTCAACCGGCTCCTGCGGGACGCGAACGCACTGCCTCAGCTGATGAAGCACGACGGCTGGGACTGGCATCTGCACGCGACGGCACCGGAGGCTCCCCTGGCGGACCGGATGAGTACCGAGGCAGCCATGGCGCTGGCAGACGTAATCCGCGGCAAGGAGATGGAGCGGCTGCGCACCTGCGAATCCGACGACTGCGATGCCGCCGTGCTGGATCTGAGCCGCAACCGGTCAAAGCGGTATTGCGACACGGGAAACTGCGCCAACCGGGCCCACGTTGCGGCCTACCGGGCCAGGCAGGCGGCCGCGAACTAGCAGGCCGGCGCTGCCAGCGTTCCGTTGTGCGCCGGTGTGGCCCTAGCGCTGGGGTGTGCCGTCGGCGCCGTCACCGGATGCCGGCGGGTTCTGGCTGCCCGGAGCACCGAAGCCGTGGCCGGATCCTCCGTGGGGGGATGCCTTGGGCGCCGAGCTCAGGTTCACGCCCGAACCCTTGCCCAGGTGTTCGGCGTTCTCCTTGTAGCTCATCGAGAGCATGGCCGCGATCACCAGGGTCACGATGAAGGCGATGCCGGCCGCCGTGAAGGCGAGGTCAAAGCGGGGCGCCCGGGCGCTTCCCCCGGAGGCGAAGATCAACACTGCAACGAAGGCGACGACGGCCCAGAAGGCCGAAAACATCAGCGGCCCCTTCACCGAGGTCCGCAGCTTGCGCGGTTTTCCTTGATGCTGGTCAGCCACGGTGGTTCCTCCCTGCAGGCGGCGCACGGCCGGCCTGGTGTACGAATTGCGGTTTCGCACCCAATTTTCTACAGAAAGTAGAAGGGCGCTCCTCCTAGTTTACGGCTTTCCTGCGCCGCCCCGGGCATCGTGCCGCAGGGTCAGGCCGGACAGCACCCACAGGACCCCGGAAATAATCGCCCCTCCACCGGCCACGCCCAGCAGGGCGTGGGCGCCGAGGTTGATGAAGAACGGCAGCAGCACCGCTGTTCCAATCCCGATGATCCCGGACGCTATCCAGTCGCGCGCCAGGACGTGGCGGCCCCGGTGCTGCAGGCCGCAGGCCAGCTCGAGGACACCGGCCACCCCCAGGCCCAGGGCGGCAATCACCCCGAACAGCAGGTCGCTGTGCAGCAGGAGCACCGCAAAGCCCGCGCCGGCCAGGACGGCGCCGGCGGCGGAAAGCAGCTTGCCGGAGAGCGACTTCGGGGCAATCCCCGCGGCAGGGATGGCGCGGAGGGAAACCACGCCCGTGGCCAGGAGATACAGGCCGCCGGCCCAGCCCATGACCTCCACGGAAGGCGAAGTCCAAAACACCGTCACGGCACCGAATGCCAGGGCAGCAGCCGAGCGCAGCAGGACCGGCTTCCAAAGGTCATTACGGGGGGCAGTTCCCGGGGCAGCGCCCGCAGGGGTGGATGGTTGCGTCACCGGTCCAGTTTAGTGGGGGCTGCCGGAAGGGCGAACCGGCACTGCGCACACTTTGCCTGCACTCGATTCAGAAGGAGCCCAGGACCATCCAACGGTCGGACCGGGCGCGCACGCCCAGCGTGAGTGCCCGCGCGGCCATGTATCCCACACCAAAGGCGGCCCACAGCCAGCCCAGCCCTGCGGCGCCGGTGGCACCGGAGAATGCCACCCAGGCCAGCAGCGGCACGTAGATGGCGATGTTCACCAGCCCGGCGAGGGCGAGGTACCGGGCGTCGCCCGCGCCGATCAGCACCCCGTCCAGGACGAAGACGTAACCCGCGATGGGCTGCCCGGCAGCCAGGACCCAGAGGGCGACCGTGAGCGCCGACTGCACCTGGGGATCCGGGGTGAACAGGGCTCCTGCCCAAGGGGCAACCACGGCCAGCAGCAGGCCGGTCACCACGCCGAACCCCGCGCCCCATCTGATCATGGTGCCGGTCAGAAGCCTGGCCCTGCCGGCATTCGAAGCACCCAGCTCCTTCCCGATGAGCGCCTGCGCGGCGATGGCCAGGGCATCCAGGGCGAACGCCAGGAAGGAAAAAATGGTCATGGCCAGCTGGTGGGCGGCGAGGTTGACCTCACCCTGGGCCGTCACCACCAGCACCGTGGCCAGGATGGCTGCCCGCAGGCTGAGCGTGCGCAGCATGAGCCAGGATCCGACGCGGGTCATGCTGCGGATCCCCCGCCAGCTGGGCAGCAGGCTTACGCCGTGGCGGACGGCGTTCCGGCGCACCATCACCACATAGACCGCGGCCATGGCCCACTGGGCCACGCTGGTGCCGATCGCCGAGCCTGCCACGGACAAGCCCAGGCCATAGACCAGCCACAGGTTCAACACAATGTTCACGCCGAATCCGGCCGTCGCCACCACCAGCGGAGTCCGGGTGTCCTGCAGCCCCCGCAGCACGCCGGTGCCGGCGAAGATCAGCAGCATCGCCACCAGGCCCGGCATGGACCAGCGGAAATAGTCGACGGCAAACGTGCGGGCACTGCCCTCCGCGCCCAGCAGGTCGATGAGCGGTTCGGCCGCGGCGAACCCGGCCACCGCCAGCAGTACGCCGAGGAGGGCTGCCAGCCACACGCCGTCGCGCCCCGCGGCCAGCGCCTTGCCCAGCTGCCCTTCGCCGATGGCGCGGGCCACGGCGGGTGTCGTGGAGTAGGCCAGGAAGACCATTAGTCCGACGGCGGTCTGCAGCACGGCCGATGCCAGCCCCACCCCCGCGAGCTGGGCGACGCCGAGATGCCCCACGATGGCAGAGTCCGCCAGCAGGAAAAGGGGTTCAGCCACCAGCGCCCCGAAGGCAGGGACGGCGAGGCGGAGAATTTCGCGGGCGGGGGCCCGGGTGCCGGCCGCGGCGGCAAGGGCAGGTTGTTGGGGCACGCTGCCAGCTTAACCGCGCCTGCCGGCCGGACCGCCTCCGGCATGACAAATCCCACAACCAGGGCAACTTAGTTGACACTTCAACTATATATCGGGAACAGTGGAAGGCATGAACAAGCAAGCACTGACCACTACTGCCCTTGCCGCCCTCCGCATCATCCTTGGTTTTCTCTTCGCAGCCCACGGCTGGCAGAAGTTCAACGAATGGACCATCGCCGGCACCCAGGCTTCCTTCGCCAAGATGGGCGTTCCGGCCGCCGACGTCATGGCGCCCGCCATTGCGGTCCTGGAACTTGCCGGCGGTATTGCCCTGATCCTGGGGATCCTCACCCGCGTGGTGGCCGCCCTCCTCGTCCTGGACATGCTGGGCGCCCTGTTCCTGGTGCACGCGCCTGCCGGCGTGTTCGCGGCAAACGGAGGCTACGAACTCGTGCTGCTTCTGGCTGCGGCATCCTTCGCCCTGGCCCTCACCGGAGCCGGCAGGCTTTCCCTGGACCGCGCCCTCTTCGGCCGCCGCCCGGAGTCCCGCCTGGCGGTCCTCGCCTAACGGCTCCTGCATGACCGAACGACGGCGGCAAGGCACCCACGGTGCCCTGCCGCCGTCGGACTTTTAAGCTGCGCCTTGGCTTTGTTGCAGCGCCAACCGGCCGGTAACCGGGGCCGCCAGTAGGATCGCAGCATGACTGAGTCCGGCCGTCCCAACTCCGTAACCCTCCGCTTCCTCGCCGCTCCCACCGACGTGGGGCACAGCGGCTCGGTGGATGCCGGCACGGTGCTCGAGTGGGTGGACAAGGCCGCCTACGCCGCAGCGGTGGGATGGGCCAAGTCCTACTGCGTGACTGCCTACGTGGGAAACATCCACTTCGCCGACCCCGTCAACAGCGGGGACATGGTGGAGGTGGAAGCGACCATCGTCTATACGGGCCGGTCCTCCATGCACATCCACACGGTGGTCTCTTCCGGGGATCCGAAAGGCGGGCCGGCCACAATGCGCAGCCAGTGCATGGTGATCTTCGTGGCGGTCGGGGCGGACGGCAAGCCCATCCCGGTGCAGCAGTTCGAACCCGCCACCCCTGCCGAGATCGAACAACGCGACCACGCACTGGCCCGGATCAAGGTCCGCGAGCAGATTGTGGAAGCCATGAACCGGCAGGAATATACGGACGCCGGTACGGCCGAACGCGTAACGCTGCGCTTCATGGCCGCCCCTACCGATGTGAACTGGGGCGGCAAGGTGCACGGCGGCATCGTTATGAAGTGGATCGACGAAGCCGCGTACGTCTGCGCGTCCCGGTACTGCGGCCGGGACACCGTGGCGGTCTTCTCCGGCGGCGTGCGCTTCTACCGGCCCCTGCTGATTGGCCATGTTGTGGAGGTGGAGGCGAGGCTGGTCTACACGGGGACCAAGGGCATGCACATCGCGGTCCACGTCCGTTCCGGCGATCCAAAGGGCCGGGAGTTGAACCTCACCACCTATTGCCTCACCGTGATGGTGGCGCGCGACGACGAAGGCAACTCAGTGCCCGTCCCGGCATGGGTGCCGGTCAGCGAGGAAGACAAGCGGCTCCACGCCCACGCCCGCGAACTCCTCGAGATCCGGGGTACGGCCCCGGGGAACCGCCTGCCGAACCATCTTCTCGCCGCAGCGGGACCTGCCGGCAGCGCCGCCTCCCGCACCGGGAGCGAAGGCTCCTAGAAGCCGCCGCCACCGCCGGCGTCGCCCGCCATGTTGGCAAAGCGGGAGTAGTGGCCCTGGAACGCCACCACGATGTCCTTGGTGGGGCCGTTACGGTGCTTGGCCACCAGGATGTCCGCCTCCCCGGCGCGGGGTGATTCCTTGTCATACACGTCTTCGCGGTGGAGCAGGATGACCATGTCGGCATCCTGCTCGATGGAACCGGACTCACGGAGGTCCGACACCATGGGGCGCTTGTCCTGGCGCTGTTCCGATCCACGGTTCAGCTGGGACAGGGCGATCACGGGAACCTGGAGTTCCTTGGCGAGGAGCTTCAGCGCACGCGAGAACTCGGAAACTTCCTGCTGGCGGGACTCCACCTTCTTACCCGAGCTCATGAGCTGCAGGTAGTCGAGAATAACCAGCTTGAGGTCATGCTGCTGCTTCAGGCGGCGGCACTTGGCCCGGATTTCCATCAGGGACATGTTGGGGCTGTCATCGATGAACAGCGGGGCATCGTTCATTCGGCCCATGGTGGTGGCAATCTTGGACCACTGCTCGTCCTTGATGGTTCCCTTGCGGAGGTCCTGGAGCCCAATGGTGGCTTCGGCGGACAAAAGGCGCATGGCGATCTCGTTCCGGCCCATTTCCAGGGAGAACATGACCGTGGAGAGGTTGTTCTTGATGGCCGCAGACCGGGCGAAGTCCAGGGCGAACGTTGACTTACCAACGGCGGGGCGTGCGGCGATGACGATCATCTGTCCGGGGTGGAGTCCGTGGGTCAGCTCGTCGAGTTCGTAGAACCCGGTAGGGACACCGGTCATGCCCTCCCCGCGGTGGCCGGACGCCTCAATTTCGTCCACCGTGGACTCCATGACGTCCTTCAGCACCACGTAGTCCTCCGCGGTGCGGCGTTCAGCCACGGCGTAAACCTCCGCCTGGGCCTGGTTGACCAGGTCCTCCACCTCGCCGTCGGAGCCGTAGCCCAGCTGGACGATCTTGGTGCCGGCGTTCACCAGGCGGCGAAGCACCGCACGTTCAGCGACGATCTCGGCGTAGTAGCCGGCGTTGGCTGCAGTAGGCACGGTCTGGATGAGCTCGTGCAGGTAGGCAGGGCCGCCGATCCTGTTGATCTCGGCACGCTTGGTCAGTTCATCGGATACCGTAACCGCGTCCGCGGGCTCCCCGCGGCCATAGAGGTCGATAATGGCCTCGTAGATGGTCTCGTGCGCCGGGCGGTAGAAGTCCTGGCCGCGGAGGATTTCAACAACATCCGCGATGGCGTCCTTGGACAGCATCATGCCGCCAAGAACCGACTGTTCGGCGGCGATGTCCTGCGGCGGCTTCCGGCTCGCGTCCGATCCACGGGTTGCCTCAACAGGGTCCAGATGCGCGATTGACAAAGCTGCCGTCCTCCATTTGTACCGGGCGTGCGGCCCGGTGGTCCATCCTGTTCACGGCCTCCGACAACCGGATCCGCCACCCATCCAGGTCTACCCGCAGGCCCTGACAATCAAGCTCCGGGGTCCGGAAACCAGCTCCGGGCCGGAGTTATCCCCAATATCCACAGCTTTTCCACAGAGAGACGTGGGAGGCGGCGCGAAGAGCCCCGAAAACCGAACAAGGGGACCCTGTTTCGACTGTGGAGAACAGGTACCCCGCTACGCTAGCCGCCACGGCGCCACCCGCAAAGCCAGCATGCCGCAGGCCCTGTGGATAACCTGTGCAGTATGCGGCATAGCTTGTGCACAGCCTGTGGGGAACTCTGTGGACACAAAACTTTTTTGGCCCACTTTCAGCCTCTGACCTGCAGAAACAGGAGGGCTTGCTTGTGGAGTAAATATTTCCTCCAAGGAATTTCATCCACAGGCGCTGAAGGGGATGTGCAGCGGCAGGAGGGCTGCAGGGTCCCCGGAGCGTCCCTCTCCGCAGGCCCGTGGTGCTCCTCATATTCCGTACCGGAAGTTTGACTGCCACGCGCCCGGCCCTGTATGCGCACACGTGAATATTGCTGTGGATAAACCCAATCTGGATTAAGCTCTACGTATGGGCGATCTCCTGCTGGTGCTGTTGCCGGCGATAGCTTTAGTGGCGCTCATCTGGGGCATTGCCACCGCACTGCGGCCACGTGATGCGGGAACGTCGGAAGCCGACAAATACCAGCGCGAGCTTGCCGAGCGCTCGGCACGCCATTACGCAGCCCAGGTCCAGGCTGCCACCGCTGCCAGGGCCCGCCTGGCGGCGGCTACCCACCCCAGCCAGAACGCCCAGCAGCACAACCAGCAGCAGGAATATATCCGGGCGGCCGGCCAGCAAAGCAACCTCACCTGGCAACGGCCAGGAAGTACAAAGAACGGCTCATGAAAATGGAATCCCTTGTGGCCCCGGTCCTCATCCTGCTCGCGGTGATTGCGGGGGTCCTGGTGGCATACAGCGCCGCCCGCAGGCGCAAAGCAGCGCGCGGCGCCGCCCCGTCCCAGCCCGCCGCCACACCCCAGGAACTGGCCCGGACAGCTGCCGGGCGCCTGACGGAGGAACAGCACCGGCGGATCTACGCCCTGATCGCACAGGGCCAGGCCATGGCCGCCATCAAGCTCTACTACGAGGTCACCGGT is a window from the Arthrobacter sp. NicSoilC5 genome containing:
- the dnaB gene encoding replicative DNA helicase, which produces MSIAHLDPVEATRGSDASRKPPQDIAAEQSVLGGMMLSKDAIADVVEILRGQDFYRPAHETIYEAIIDLYGRGEPADAVTVSDELTKRAEINRIGGPAYLHELIQTVPTAANAGYYAEIVAERAVLRRLVNAGTKIVQLGYGSDGEVEDLVNQAQAEVYAVAERRTAEDYVVLKDVMESTVDEIEASGHRGEGMTGVPTGFYELDELTHGLHPGQMIVIAARPAVGKSTFALDFARSAAIKNNLSTVMFSLEMGRNEIAMRLLSAEATIGLQDLRKGTIKDEQWSKIATTMGRMNDAPLFIDDSPNMSLMEIRAKCRRLKQQHDLKLVILDYLQLMSSGKKVESRQQEVSEFSRALKLLAKELQVPVIALSQLNRGSEQRQDKRPMVSDLRESGSIEQDADMVILLHREDVYDKESPRAGEADILVAKHRNGPTKDIVVAFQGHYSRFANMAGDAGGGGGF
- a CDS encoding acyl-CoA thioesterase, with the translated sequence MTESGRPNSVTLRFLAAPTDVGHSGSVDAGTVLEWVDKAAYAAAVGWAKSYCVTAYVGNIHFADPVNSGDMVEVEATIVYTGRSSMHIHTVVSSGDPKGGPATMRSQCMVIFVAVGADGKPIPVQQFEPATPAEIEQRDHALARIKVREQIVEAMNRQEYTDAGTAERVTLRFMAAPTDVNWGGKVHGGIVMKWIDEAAYVCASRYCGRDTVAVFSGGVRFYRPLLIGHVVEVEARLVYTGTKGMHIAVHVRSGDPKGRELNLTTYCLTVMVARDDEGNSVPVPAWVPVSEEDKRLHAHARELLEIRGTAPGNRLPNHLLAAAGPAGSAASRTGSEGS
- a CDS encoding EamA family transporter; the protein is MPAANNHTPTAELPAGRPGFLASGIGTALFSSAVFGLSGSFAKSLLETGWSPGAAVTARLTGAALILALPAAWALRGRWHQLRDNWLTIMLFGLIGVAACQLFYFNAVARLSVGVALLLEYLAPVIIVLWLWAASRRRPRLLTSGGTLLSLAGLVLVLDLTGAVKVDLVGVLWGMAAAVCLAIYFFITARENDTLPPIVLASGGLLTGAAVMWLAAATGLLPMAFSTADTTLGPWTTPWWVSLAGLVVLATVLAYTSGIMAARALGSKVASFVSLTEVLFAVLWAWLLLGELPGAIQLLGGVLIVGGVILVRVDELRAPAPAAAGERAGVPASPLEHANDVEPVP
- a CDS encoding WXG100 family type VII secretion target, which codes for MAIWGADVEQLRQLGSKLQAGASEIETQKSTLTKVLSSTNWEGPDATKFRNEWSGTHTAMLTKVAEALKEAGSQAKRNAEEQSQASH
- a CDS encoding DoxX family protein encodes the protein MNKQALTTTALAALRIILGFLFAAHGWQKFNEWTIAGTQASFAKMGVPAADVMAPAIAVLELAGGIALILGILTRVVAALLVLDMLGALFLVHAPAGVFAANGGYELVLLLAAASFALALTGAGRLSLDRALFGRRPESRLAVLA
- a CDS encoding CGNR zinc finger domain-containing protein; protein product: MVFAPDTEVALRTVVNLINTSANGRESLASVADLDAFLAAEGFSGGRARDAAELESVRQLRRELAAVWTADEDAAVDTVNRLLRDANALPQLMKHDGWDWHLHATAPEAPLADRMSTEAAMALADVIRGKEMERLRTCESDDCDAAVLDLSRNRSKRYCDTGNCANRAHVAAYRARQAAAN
- a CDS encoding MATE family efflux transporter, producing MPQQPALAAAAGTRAPAREILRLAVPAFGALVAEPLFLLADSAIVGHLGVAQLAGVGLASAVLQTAVGLMVFLAYSTTPAVARAIGEGQLGKALAAGRDGVWLAALLGVLLAVAGFAAAEPLIDLLGAEGSARTFAVDYFRWSMPGLVAMLLIFAGTGVLRGLQDTRTPLVVATAGFGVNIVLNLWLVYGLGLSVAGSAIGTSVAQWAMAAVYVVMVRRNAVRHGVSLLPSWRGIRSMTRVGSWLMLRTLSLRAAILATVLVVTAQGEVNLAAHQLAMTIFSFLAFALDALAIAAQALIGKELGASNAGRARLLTGTMIRWGAGFGVVTGLLLAVVAPWAGALFTPDPQVQSALTVALWVLAAGQPIAGYVFVLDGVLIGAGDARYLALAGLVNIAIYVPLLAWVAFSGATGAAGLGWLWAAFGVGYMAARALTLGVRARSDRWMVLGSF